From the genome of Gemmatimonadota bacterium:
ACCCCGCTGACCGCGCTGGCGTGGGTGGCGATGCTTCGGCGTCCCGGACCCGGGCCGGCCGCAGGGCTGGCGCTCACGGTTGCCGTGCAGGCGTGCTTCGCGGAACCGGTGCTCCTTGCATCGGAAGTGCTGGTGCTGCTGGCCATCCCCTTTGCTGTGGAGCGTCGGGCGCCCGTTCGCAGCGTGATTCCCTGGGCGATGGCGGGTGCGGGCACGGCGCTGTTGGTTGCTGCGCCGATGGCGGTTCCCGCGCTGCGTCTTGCGTCCGAATCCGCCCGAAGCGTCGACTCCCGTGCGGCGTTGGAGTATTCGGTCGGTCCCTGGTCGCTTCCACGCATCCTGGTGCCGGGCTTCTTCGGCAACTACCACACGCTGGAGAAGACGGAGTGGTGGGGAGAACTTCTGCAGCGCGGGCGCGGGCCGTTCTATGTGTCGCTTGCGGTCGGGTTGCCTGCTGTCCTTCTGGCGGTCGCGGGATTCGCCTCACGGGGCCGACGGGGGGGCGTTCTTCTCGGTGCGGTGGCGCTGGCCGTGGCGGTGGCGATGGGTTCCCACTGTGCTCCAGTGGCTGCACTGGCCGCGACCGGGGCGGGTGGGTGGTTTCGCTGGCCGGTGAAGTTCCTGTTCGCGGTCGCGTTTCTGATTCCGCTGGGTGTGGGTCTCGGGTTGCGGGATCTGGAGCGCGGCGCAAGGAGCGACAGGTCGACGCCGGCGGTCTGGATCGCGGGGGCCGCGTCCCTGTTGGCGACGGCGGTCGCATGGAAGTTCGCCGGAGCGGAGACCACGGCACAGCTTCGCGACGGGTTTTTCGGTCCAGTCGCGGAGATGAAAGACCTGGACGCCATTTTTCAGGCGCTGCGCACGGCCCTTTTCGGAACGGCGGCGGGGGGGGTTGCGGTGGCGGGTCTTCTTCTGGCGCGGTCGCGCGCAGGCGGGAGGCGTCTGCTTGCGTGGGCAGGCGTGGGGGTTGTGGCGGCGTCGCTGGTTCCGGCGCAGCGGGGAGTGAATCGTGGGACGCCGCTGGAAGCACTCCGCGCTCCCTCTCCAGTGATGGACGAGGTCGCGGCCGAAGTGCATCCGCAGTACCGCGCCTGGTTTCCGACCTCGCACTGGGAGGCTCGCCTCTCGACACGCGCGGGCTTCCCTGACGAATGGTGGCCTCGCGTTCAGCTTGACCGGGAGGTCGGGAACTTCTTCCAGCCGATCCGCGAGGGAATCCGCCAGGTGATCGTCAACCCGGACCGTCTGGTGCGTGCGGATGCGGCGGAGCGCGCGCGAATGTCGCGACTCATCTCCGCGGCGGATCGGGAGAGACTCTTCGATCTCATCGGAGTGCGCGCCACCGTTTCCCTGGGGCCTGCGGCGCTCGCCGGGGATCGACCGCCTCACCGCACGATCGCCCGGTGGCCTGCCGGAGTCTCGGTGCGGCCCGGAGCCGTGCCGATTGCGGTTCCTCTGCACGCGCTTCCCGAGCCCGCGGGAAGCCCCTGGGGCGGGCCATGGCTCAGGGAGGCTCACGCCGCGGTCGATCGCCTGCGGAGTGACACGGTGGTCGAGGTGGTGGAGAGTGAGCCGGGCCGATGGGTATTCCGCGTCAACGGGATCCGGCCGGGATGGCTGGCTGTCACGGAGACCGCCCATGCCGGCTGGGTCGCGACCGTGGATGGGGAGCGAGTTTCGGTGGTTCCCTACCTGGAGAGCTTCCTGGCCGTTCCGGTTTCGGCGGGAGATCACGAGGTTTCGTTGTCCTGGACGCCTCCGGGGTTTGTGGCGCTGTTGGTGGTGTCGGGTGTGGGGCTGGCGTTGGCGGCACTCTTCGCGGGACTCGGAGTGAGGCGCGCGCACGGGTGATGGCGCTCGACAGGGGCGGGCTTGATGTCGGCCGGAGGGCCGGAGAGGAGTCGAAGTGGCTGATCGCGATCGAGTGATTGAGTTTCTGAATCAGACGCTGGGAGCCGGGTCCATCTCGGACTACGCGCCTCAGGGGCTCCAGGTGGAGGGCCGTGCGGAAGTTCGGAGGGTGGCGGTAGGGGTGACGGCGTCGGTGGAGTTGTTTCGTCGCGCCGTGGACGAAGGCGCGGATCTGCTGCTGGTTCACCACGGGATGTTCTGGGACTCCGACCCGCGCGTGGTGAAGGGGGGGCTCCGCGAACGGTTGCGGATCCTCATCGAGCACGAAGTCACACTGCTCGGCTATCATCTCGTGCTGGATGCACACGACGAGCACG
Proteins encoded in this window:
- a CDS encoding YfhO family protein; its protein translation is MIVRGAGCRGALAGAIVAGLLFAVLFGPDLLDERVPAFRDVANYHLPVGKVVADQWRAGRVPCWNPFVACGTPLLSNPNHYALYPGRVADLVLGAEAAMTLHLLGHWVAGGVAFAALLAVLGCGVIGAAGGAAAYLLAGPSLSLLSFANLVPFLLWTPLTALAWVAMLRRPGPGPAAGLALTVAVQACFAEPVLLASEVLVLLAIPFAVERRAPVRSVIPWAMAGAGTALLVAAPMAVPALRLASESARSVDSRAALEYSVGPWSLPRILVPGFFGNYHTLEKTEWWGELLQRGRGPFYVSLAVGLPAVLLAVAGFASRGRRGGVLLGAVALAVAVAMGSHCAPVAALAATGAGGWFRWPVKFLFAVAFLIPLGVGLGLRDLERGARSDRSTPAVWIAGAASLLATAVAWKFAGAETTAQLRDGFFGPVAEMKDLDAIFQALRTALFGTAAGGVAVAGLLLARSRAGGRRLLAWAGVGVVAASLVPAQRGVNRGTPLEALRAPSPVMDEVAAEVHPQYRAWFPTSHWEARLSTRAGFPDEWWPRVQLDREVGNFFQPIREGIRQVIVNPDRLVRADAAERARMSRLISAADRERLFDLIGVRATVSLGPAALAGDRPPHRTIARWPAGVSVRPGAVPIAVPLHALPEPAGSPWGGPWLREAHAAVDRLRSDTVVEVVESEPGRWVFRVNGIRPGWLAVTETAHAGWVATVDGERVSVVPYLESFLAVPVSAGDHEVSLSWTPPGFVALLVVSGVGLALAALFAGLGVRRAHG